The stretch of DNA GAGAACCTGCCGCTCCTCTGGCCTGAGATCCGCGAAGTCCTCGCTCCGACAAAGCTCAGCTACGAGGTCATCTTCGTCGATGACGGCAGCCGGGACCGGAGCGCGGAGATCGTGCGGGCCTTCCACGAGCAGGATCCGCGGGCGCGCCTCGTGCGGCTCAAGGCCAACGCCGGCGAGACCGCTGCGACCGACGCCGGCTTCAAATCCGTGCGCGGCCGATGGGTCGTGGTCATGGACGCCGACCTCCAGAACGACCCGCACGATATTCCGGGCATGCTCGCGCAGCTGGACCAGTGGGACGCGGTGACGGGCTGGCGGGTCAACCGGGGCACCGGTGACTCGTGGGTCCGCCGCGCGTCGTCACGCGTGGCCAACAGGGTCCGTAACGCGCTCACCGAGGAGACGGTCCAGGACAGCGGGTGCACCTTCCGCGCCTTCAGGCGCGAGTGTCTGCGCGACTTGGTCCTCTACAAAGGCTTCCACCGCTTCGTCCCGACGCTCCTCAAGATGCGCGGCTATCGCGTGCTGGAGGTGCCGGTCAACCACCGCCCGCGCCGATTCGGCGAGTCCAAGTACGGCATCGGCAACCGCGCCTGGAGCGCCTTCAAGGATCTCCTGGCGGTGCGCTGGATGAAGGACCGCCTGCTGCGCTATGAGATCGCCGAGGACCTGGGCGGCGAGGGCCCGAGCTACGAGAGGAGAACGCGAGAGTGAAGGTGTTGCTGATCGGGCTGGGGCGCTGGGGCGAGAAGCACCTGCGTGTGCTGGGCGAGCTGGGCTGCGAGGTGTGGGTCGCCGACGTGTCGGCGGAGCGCCGGGCTTTCGCCGTCAAGACGGGCGTGCCCGAAGCGCGCACGGTCGCCGATTTCCGCGCCGCGCTGCCCCACGTGGACGCGGTCGACCTCGTGACGCCCGCCGACTACCACCTGGTGCTCGCGAGCGAGTGCCTGCACGCCGGCAAGGACTGCTTCGTCGAGAAGCCGCTGACGCTGACCGCCGCCGAAGGCCGCGAGCTCGCTCACGTCGTCCGCTCCACCCGGCGCGTGCTCCAGGTCGGCCACATCTTCCGCTTCCATCCCGTGACGACCTTCATGCGCGAGCGGATTCGGAGCGGCTCGGTGGGGCCCGTGCGCTACTGCACGGGGCGCTTCGCGGGCTTCAAGCGCCCGCGCACGGACGTGGGCGTGACGCAGACGGACGGGATCCACTACTTCGATCTGTTCGCCCATCTGCTCGACCGCGAGCCGACGGCGGTCACGGCCACATTGCGAGATTTCCTCGGCCGCGGAATGGACGATCTCGGCTTCTGTGCCGTGGAGTACGGCCCAGTGCCCACCTTCGTGGAAGCCGGCTACTTCGCGCCCGGTACCTACCGCGACTGCGTGATCGTGGGCGAGCAAGAGACGCTGGCAGGCGACTTCGGCACAGCCGAGGTCAAGGTCCTCGCCAACCGCCACACCAGGCAGGGCAGTGCCTGGAACGCCCCCGAGGGCGCGGCCGAGACCCACAAGGCCACGGGCCCCGAGCCCTTGAGCCACGAGCTCAAGCTCTTCCTCGACGCCTGCGCCTACAGAACGGCGCCCGCGGTGGACGTGGAGGCGGGACTGCTCGCCCTGAGAGTCGTGGAGGCCGCGCACCAGTCGTCGAAGCTGGGGCGGCGGGTCCTCTTGTCCGAGTTGAGCTAGACCTCCTCGATCGCCCGATCCGCCCGCCTTTTCACGATCCGCCCGCTCCGGTGTCTCAGGGGATGCTGGATCCACCTACATCCTCGACGACAGGAGGCACCATGGGAGCCAAGCGGGAGCTATTCGAAAAGACCGAGCAGGAGTACGACGGGCTCAAGGCGGCCATCAAGGGCCTCGACGAAGCCCAGATGAGCCAGGTCTGGCTGGGGAGCTGGGGCGTGCGCGAGATCCTCGCCCACGTCACAGGCTGGCATCGGGAAATGATCCCGGCGCTGGAGCGGCTGGGTCGGGGGGAGGCGCCATATCCGGACGGCGCCTACGATGATTTTGACAGCTGGAATGCCCGGTTCGTGGAAGCCCGTAAGGGTCGGCCGTCGGCGGACCTCCTCCGAGAGGTGGACGCCTCCCATCGCGAGCTGCTGAGCGCCGCCTCCCGGCTGCCCGACGAGCACTTCGGTGAGGGCAAGTCGGCTTCGGGGCTGGTGGATGGCGTCGCGGCGGGTCACTACCGCGAGCACGCCGAGCAGATCCGCCAGTGGCGCCAGCGCTGAGACTTAGATCGGCGTAGTTGGCTGCCTGGCGGTGCATAGCGCCCGCGCCAGCGGCGCCCGCAGACGATGCGGCGTCACGCGTCGCAGAGCGATCTCGTCGCCGCCTACGAACGCGCCGAGGGAGAGGAGCGCCTCGGCGAGGCCCGCGATGGCCTCGCCCTGATCCACCGGTTCGCCTCCGCCCGGCGGCGTGCCCGCCTTCGCGAGCCACGGCTCGAAGTGCGCGTGGCGCACCTCGAGTCGCCGTTCGAGGCGATGGGCCTTTGCGTCGACGCGGCCGATGAGATTGCCCTGATGGAGGATCGGCAGCGTGTAGTAACCGTGCACGCGCTTGTGGCCCGGGGTGTAGACCTCGATACGGTAGTCGAGGCCGAAGAGGCGCTTCACTCGGTCGCGGTACCAGAGGAGGGAGTCGAACGGCGAGAGCAACGTGGTCCCTTGCGACGCTGACGGCGCCCGGCCCGCGCGAGCCAGCGTGGGTAAGTCACGCGTGAGCGCGAACCAGCGATGTCGCGACCCCTCGACTTCGATTTCAGCGACCTCGCCCCGCTCGATCATGGCGCGTAGCGCCTTCCGGCGCGCGCCGGGTCGGAAGCGGGGGAACGTCAGATAGCCGGTCAAGTCCGGCTCGGTCGTGGCCCCCATGGCGTGCAGCGAGCGCTCGACGTGCCAACGCTGAAACTCCTCGAGCGAGACCGTCTCGCACTCGCGCACGGCCGGGATCGCGCGCTCGAAAAGGTCGAAGCGCTTGGTGAAGTGACGCCGCGAGTGGATCGTGAGCGCACCGGTCATCCACAGGTAATGCAGCGCGTGCTGGGCGGGCCTCCAGCTCCACCACCCACCGCGGCCACTCGGGCGACGCCCCTCGAAGTCCGCGTTGCCCAGCGGTCCCTTGGCTGCGACCGCCGCTTTCACATCCCCCAGCATCTTCGGGTTCCGACGGAGCAGGTCCGACCAGCCGGTGTGGCGGACGCGATAGTCGAGCATGGCGCGATGCCACCACGGCAAGGCGGAGGTCGGCACCAGGCAGGCGGCGTGCGCCCAGTACTCGAACAGGAGCCGGCGGCGGTAGACGAGCCGGTCGAGCCGCGCGCGGTCGTACGGGCCGAACCGGCTCCACACCGTGAGGTAATGCGCGCGGTCCAGGACGTTGATCGAGTCCAGCTGGATCCCGCCCACGTCCTCGACGAAGCGGCCGAGGCGCTTTGCTGTCAGCGGGGCCGCGCGCGGTGCGGAGAGGTGCTGGCGCTTCAGGAACAGCGCGCTGACTGCGCGCAGCGGAACGGGCCGGCGGGGCATTCCCCGGAGACTACCACCGATGCCGCGTGCCGGTCTGAGGGAGCGGTGAAGACCAGGATGCCCATCGCGCTCCGGCCGATAGAGGAGGTCGCTGCGGTACTGCCGAAATACTCCCGCTGACGTTCGGGCCGACCGAGTACACTAAGCGGCACGCCCGCTGAGCAATCTTTGGTGCCGAAGGGGGGATTTGAACCCCCACACCCTTGCGGGCACATGGCCCTGAACCATGCGCGTCTGCCAGTTCCGCCACTTCGGCCCGAACAGCCTCACTAGGATACCGGGCGAGCCCGTGAAGTCAAGGGGCCCGCGGGTTTCGGGACACCATGACCGCTGACAAGGTCATCAGCACGAACCGCAAGGCGTACCACGACTACGAGGTCCTCGAGACCTACGAGGCCGGCATTGTGCTGCGCGGGACCGAGGTGAAGTCGCTCCGCGAGTCCCAGGTCAACTTCAAGGACTGTTACGCCGCCGTCGACAACGGCGAAGCATGGCTGATCGGCTGCTACATCGCGCCGTACCACCACGGCACCGACGCCAACCACGACCCGGAGCGGCGGCGCAAGCTCCTGCTGCACAAGAAGGAGATCGGGCGGCTTCTGGGGAAGGTCGCCGAGCGCGGGTTGACCCTGATCCCGCTTCGTCTATACTTCAAGGGTGGGCGCGCCAAGTGCGAGTTGGGCCTGGCGCGCGGCAAGAAGCTCCATGACAAGCGCGCGAGCCTACGCGAGCGCGAGGCGAAGCGCGAGATGGCGAAAGAAGCACGGGCGCGGCAGCGTGCCTGAAAGGGGGGCGACCGGTTTCGACGGGGATCAATGAAGCGCAGGTGGCATCCCGAGGTGCTCGCTCCTCGTAAAACTGTGGGCACGGTCATAGCTGCCGACAACCAGCTAGCTCTGGCGGCCTAACACCCGCCAGCGTCCTCCGCATCGGGTCAACGGGGTGCGGGTTCGGACGTCATATTCCGGAGACTGGCTCCGAACCCCGCTCTTGGGTGAGGGGCGAGACTTTTAGGAGCTGGCCGCCCTGACAACCAGCCGGTTGGAGGGATGGGTGGCGAGAGCACAAGACAACCGGCTATGGATGTAGATGCCTGTCGCGGAGGGTTTCCGGACGTGGGTTCAATTCCCACCGCCTCCACCATTCGGGGCCCGCAGCGTAAGCGCGCTGCGGGCCCTTTTGCTTCGCCTGCAGGCCTTTTGCTTCGCCTGCGGCCCGGGCGTTGATAGAATGGCGGGAGCCTTATATGCGTCCCATCTTCGTGCGATTCCTGGCCTCGTTCATGCTCTGCTGTGCCGCCCTGGCGGGGATGTCTCCCGCCGAGGCCGCCTCCGCTCGCCCGGCCGCCGTCGAGATCAAGGGACCCAAGGGCGCTCTCGGCCAGCTGCCCCTCCAGGTGATGGACGACGGCGGCTCTTACGTCGCCGCCGAGCGTCTGGCCGGTCTTCTCAAGGGCTCCTGGGCCGTCAAGGGCAAGACGGGCACGCTGACGGTCGCCAAGCGGAGCGCCATGTTCAGCCGCGACCAGTCGCGGCTGACCCTCCAGGGCCAGGCTCTCGTCCTCGAGGGAGCCCCGCGCGTCACCGCCAAGGGCTGGCTCATCCCGGCGGACTTCCTCGACAAAGGGCTGGGCCGACTGGTTCCGGGCGTGAGCGCCGCGCGGCCCGCCCTGGCGGCAGCGAAGCCGCCCGTCACGCGCGTGGATTCAAGCGTGGCCTTCGAGGAGCTGCGCTACCGCTCGTACCCCTCCTTCACCCGGATCGTTGTCGAAGCGGCCGCCGGGCTCTCTTACCTCACTGCGGCCGGCCGCACCGAGATCCGCGTGAGGCTGAGCGGGCTCAACGTGCCGGGCGTCCATCTCGAGGAGATCGGCGACGGGCTCGTCAAGGAGGCGCGTCTCGAGGCGGCCGGGCCCGACGGCCTGCTCAACATCGTCCTCGAGGGCCCCGCCGCCGAAGTCAAGACCGCCTCGCTCCAGGATCCCTTCCGCGTGGTCGTGGACATCTACCGCGCGAAAGAGAGCGTGGGCACTGAAGGCCCGCGGACCAACAACGGCGGCGCGCCGCCGCTCAAGCTGATCGTGCTCGACGCGGGCCACGGCGGCCACGACCCCGGCGCCAGGGGACCCAACGGCGTCCGGGAAAAGGACGTGGTCCTCGATGTGACCCGGCGCGCCGCGCGCATGATCGAAGACGGCCTCGGCATCAAGGTGGTCCTGACGCGCAGCACGGACGTCTTCGTGCCGCTCCGCGAGCGGACCAACTTCGCCAACAAGCAGCGCGCCGCCCTCTTCGTCTCCGTCCACGCCAACGCGCACCCGCGATCCGTCTCCGAGGGCGTCGAGACCTACTTCCTCTCCTCCGAGGCGACGGACAACGAGGCCAGGCAGATCGCCGCCATCGAGAACGACGTCGTCCAGCTCGAGAATCCCCAGTCGCGCCAGAAGACGGATCTCCTCAAGAGCATCCTCTGGGACATGGCCCAGTCCGAGTTCCAGCAGGAGTCGAGCTTCCTCGCCGAGACCGTCCAGGACTCGATGACCCAGTCGCTCCGCCTCACCAACCGCGGCGTCAAGCAGGCGGGCTTCTACGTGCTGGGCGGCGCCGCCATGCCGGCCATCCTGATCGAGATCGGCTTCCTGACGAACCCGAAGGAGGAGAAGAAACTCTCTTCCCCCGAGCACCGGGAAGCGATCGCCCGCGCCATCTACGCGAGCCTCGCCGAGTACAAGCGCCGCTACGACCAGCGCGTGCGTACGGTTCAAACACAACCGCTCAGGAGCGAGGCCTCTAGATGACCGTCAGGCACGACGGCCGGGCCTCGGACCAGCTGCGCCTCGTCCGGATCACCCGCGACTACCTGCGCCACCCCGAGGGTTCGGTCCTCGTCGAGTTCGGAGACACCAAGGTTATCTGCACGGCGTCCATCGAGGAAAAGGTGCCGCCCTTCCTCAAGGGACAGGGCAAGGGCTGGGTGACCGCGGAGTACGGCATGCTGCCGCGCTCGACCAACACGCGCATGAATCGCGAGCGGAACGGGCCCTCCGGGCGATCGCAGGAGATCCAGCGGCTCGTGGGCCGCTCGCTCCGCGCCGTGGTCGAGATGGCGAAGCTGGGCGAGCGCACCGTCTGGGTCGACTGCGACGTGATCCAGGCCGACGGCGGCACGCGCACGGCCGCGATCACCGGCAGCTTCATCGCCATGGCGGACGCCATCGGCACCGTTGTCAAGGCCGGGGCGCTGCCGAGCACGCCCGTGCGGGACTGCGTCGCCGCGATCAGCGTCGGCATCGTCGGGGGCGCGCCCGCGCTCGACCTGAACTACGTCGAGGATTCGACCGCCGAGGTGGACATGAACGTGGTCATGACTGGCGCCGGCGCATTCGTGGAGGTGCAGGGGACGGCCGAGCAGACGCCGTTCGGCCGGGACAGCCTGGCCGCCATGCTGGCGCTGGCAGAGCAGGGCATCGGGCGCCTGATCGCCCTCCAGCGCCGCGCCGTCGAGGCGCGAGGCGAGGCGGCCTTCGTCCTCTGAGTTAGCGTCCTCTGAGCGGGCGCTGGTGCTGGCCACGGCCAACCGCGCCAAGGCGCGCGAGATGGCCGCGCTCCTCTCGGGCATCCCCTTCCGCATCCTGAATCTCGCGGACTGTCCCGGCGTCACCCTGCCTCCCGAGGGCGAATCATCCTACGCGGAGAACGCCCTCGCAAAGGCGCGTGCCGTCGCCTTCGCGACCGGCGAGATGTCCCTGGCGGACGACTCGGGAATCGAGGTGGATGCCCTCGGCGGCGGCCCCGGTGTGCTCTCGGCTCGCTATGGGGGCCTGGGCTTGAGCGATCCCGAACGCTGCGAGCTGATGCTCAGGGAGATGGCGGCAGTCCCGCGCGAGCGGCGGACCGCGCGCTTTCGCTGCCTCATCGCCATCGTCTGCCCGCGCCGCCGCCGCGAGATGACCTTCGAAGGCGTGGTCGAAGGCGCCCTGCTGGAGGCGCCGCGCGGCGACGGCGGCTTCGGTTACGACCCGCTCTTCTTCTACCCACCGCTCGGGCGCGGCTTTGCCGAGCTCGCGGCCGATGAGAAGAACCGCGTCAGCCATCGCGCGCAGGCATGTCAGCAAGCCCGCGCCTGGCTGCTTTCCGAGCCTTGAACGGCCGTCGGGCCGGGCGGTATACTCGCGAGGACATACCGGGGTGTGGCGCAGCCTGGTAGCGCACCTGCTTTGGGAGCAGGGGGTCGGAGGTTCAAATCCTCTCACCCCGACCAGTTCACGACTCGCCGGCGGCCGCGGGGTTTGGGGTCGCCGGCGGGTCTTCCTTGCAGCGCACCGTGCAGCATGACCTCGTGGTCTCGAGGAGGAGATGTCTATGCCAATCGTCAGGCGGGTCACGTACTTCAAGATGATGGTGCCGAACCGTCCGGGACAGGGGGCGCGGGCCCTCAGCGTGCTCCATCAGGCCGGCATCAACCTGGTCGCCTTCTCCGGCTTTCCGCACCGGGGCGGCGCCCAGATGGACTTCATCCCCGCGAAGCCGTCCGCCTTCCGCAAGGTGGCCCGGAAGAACAAGTGGAAGATCGCCGCCCCCAAGCGCGCCTTCCTCGTGCGCGGCGCAGATCGAGTCGGCGCGGGGGCCAAGCTCATGGCCAAGCTCGCGGCGAAGCGGATCAACGTCATCGCCATCGATGCCGTCCACGCCGGCAGCGGCCGCTACGGCGCCATCCTCTGGGTCTCTCCCGGCCAGTACGGCAAAGCGGCGCGCGTGCTCGGGGCCAGATAGGCACACGGCAGGGAGCGCCATGATGGAGCGGGATGCGGGCCTGTCCCGGCGGGATCTACTGCGCCTGGCCGCCGTCGCGGCCGGCCTCGTGGTGGTGCGGGGTCCGGCGGCGCAGGCCGCGTCGCCGGGTCCTGGCGGTCCGCCCGCGGACGAGGTGCTCCAGCGGCTCCTCGAGGGCAATCAGCGGTTCGTGAAGGGGGAGACGACGAGCCTGCGCCGCAGCCCCGGCGACTTCCGGCCGCTCGCCGAGGGGCAGCGGCCCATGGCCGTCATCGTCGGCTGCGCGGATTCGCGCGTGTCGCCCGAGCTTCTCTTCGACCAAGGCATCGGCGATCTCTTCGTGGTCCGCGTGGCCGGCAACGTCGTCAGCGGGGCGGGCCCGCCGGTGAAGGGCAGCATCGAGTACGGCGTGGCCGAGTTGGGCGTGTCGCTTATCATGGTGCTGGGTCACGGCGAGTGTGGGGCGGTCAAGGCCGCTATCAAGCACATGGACGACAAGGAGCCCCTGCCCGGCGCCATCGGCCCGCTGATCAACAGTATCCGCCCCGCCGTGTTGAAGGCCAAGGGACGCCCGGGGACCCTGCTCGACAATGCGATACGCGCCAACGTCGAGATCGGCGTGGCAGTGCTCCGAAGCCTTCAGCCCATCGTGGCTCCGGCGGTGAAGCGCGGCCGGGTCAAGGTCGTCGGAGCCGTGTACGACCTGCGCACGGGCAGCGTTACGCTGACCGTGTGAGACCGCCAGTCACTTAGACGTTGCTCCGCGGCCTCCGCGCCCGCCATAATCCTCTTCGGGCGCCCGTAGCTCAGGTGGATAGAGCATCGGCCTTCTAAGCCGAGGGTCGGGGGTTCGAATCCCTCCGGGCGCGCCATTCCGTTTCTCACCTCGTTCTCACGGTCCCTTCCGCGGCGCGCTGCCAGGCGCGATATGTCTCGTTCGCGAGAATGCCAAGCGCGATCGTGATGAACAAGATCCCGAGGCCGAAGGTCAGCCGCCCGAGCGTCTGCGCCCAGTTGAGCAGCCCCAACTGTCCCAGCAGGTAGTGCCAATCGTGGCCGGCAGGGTCGCCGCCGAGAAGCGGCAGCGCCCGGTTCTTGGCGTCGGCCATGTAGATGGCGACATCCGTGACGCTCTCACCGGTCCAGAAGAGGGCGACGGCGAAAGAACCGGGCTGGCGCTGCTTGAGAAAGGTCCACGCGCAGACGGCCGGCAGGAGCACCTGGAGCGCCGAGCCGCCGAGGACGTAGAGGAAGCGAGGCAGGAAGGTCGCGAAAACGTGGCCGGCCTCGTGGATGACGAGGTCGATGCCGTGAATGAAGCGCAGCGGCCCGGTCGTGGCATTGAAATCTAGCTCGCGATCGAGGATCTGCCAGCCGAGCGCCGCCATCACGAGCAGGCCGAGGGCCCGGCCGGCGACGGCAGCCCACAACACGAGGGGAGCCGCTAGCCTCCGGCCTTGGCTACGGGAGCGGTGGCCGCGGCCTGATGGCCGTTGTCGTCGATGGCGCAAGCCGCGGGGGCGCCCTCGCGGTGGATCGACAGGTCCCGGATGCTCGGATGCTCGCCGCACACCGGGCATTTCGGATCGCGCCTGAGCTTGACCTCGCGGAAGCGCATCCCGAGGGCGTCGTAGGTCAGGAGCCGCCCGATGAGGGGATCACCGATGCCCAGCAGGAGCTTGATGGCCTCGGTCGCCTGCACCAGTCCGATCACGCCTGGGAGCACGCCCAGGACCCCGGCCTCGCTTCAGGAGGGAACGAGGCCCGCCGGCGGCTGCGTGGGATAGAGGCAGCGGTAGCAGGGGCCCTGCCCGGGCACGAAGACCGTCGCCATCCCCTCGAACTGGAAGATCGAGCCGTGGACATTGGTCTTGCCCGCGAGGCAGCAGGCGTCGTTGACGAGGTATCGGGTGTCGAAGTTGTCCGAGCCGTCCACGACGAGGTCGTAGTCCTTGATGATGTCCATCACGTTGTCCACGTCGATGCGCGTGGGCAGCTTGATGACGTTGACGTCGGGGTTGAGCGCCTGGATGGTCTCGGCGCCGGAGTCCACCTTGGAGCGTCCGACGCTGGCCGTCGTGTGGAGCACCTGGCGCTGAAGGTTGGAAACGTCTACGACGTCGCCGTCCATGAGCCCGAGAGTGCCGACGCCCGCGGCGGCGAGATACAGCGCCGTCGGCGAGCCGAGCCCGCCCGCGCCGATCAGCAGCACCTTCGATCGCAGGAGCTTGCGCTGCCCCTTCTCGCCGACCTGCGGGAGGAGGAAGTGGCGGCTGTAGCGCTGGATCTGCTCGCTGCCGAGCGGCGCGTCCTTCACGACGCCGAGTCCCGACTGGGCCCAGCGCTGGAAGCCGCCCTGGAGGTTGACCACGTTCGTGTAGCCGAGATCGTGGAGCGCCTTGGCCGCGAGCATGGAGCGCAGGCCGGTCTGGCAGTACAGCACGATGGGCGTCGTCTGATCGGCCGCGGCCGTGCCGATGCGGAACTCTAGGAATCCGCGGCTGATGTTGTTCGCGCCTTCGATCGAGCCGTCGCGGTACTCGTCGGGATCGCGCACATCGATGACCACGACGCTCTCGCCCGCGTCGAGCCGCTTCTTGAGCTCTGCCGGCGGCTGTTCCGGGATGACCTGCCTGGCCTCGCCCAGCATCTCCTTCAACGTCTTCATGCGATCGCTCCTTGCGGCGGTTGCGTCTTTGGAATCAACAGGTTCATATTACCACCATTCCCGGTCGGAGCAAAGAAGAAGGCCCTCCTCCCTGTCGGAGCCGGAACAAGACTGCTATAATCGGCCGCAAAATGAAAGGGTTAATCCTCTCCGGCGGGCGCGGGACGCGACTCCGCCCCATCACCTTTACCTCGGCCAAGCAGCTGATCCCGGTGGCCAACAAGCCTATCCTCTTCTATGGGATCGAGGCGCTGGCGGCCTCCGGCATCCGCGAGATCGGCATCGTGGTCGGCGAGACACACCAGGAGATCCGTGACGCCGTCGGCGACGGCTCGCGCTTCGGCGTCAGGGTCACCTATATCCAGCAAGATGCTCCGCTTGGGCTTGCTCACGCCGTGCTGGTATCGGAGCCCTTCCTCGGGTCCGATTCCTTTTGCATGTACCTCGGCGATAACTTAATCCGCGAGAAGCTCGAGCCGCTCGTCACGCGCTTCCGCGACGAGAAGCCGCAGAGCCAGATCCTGCTGGCCCGCGTGCCCGATCCGACCCAGTTCGGCGTGGCCGAGCTCCGGGACGGCAAGGTGGTGCGGCTCATCGAGAAGCCCAAGGTCCCGCCGTCCGACCTGGCGCTGGTCGGTGTCTACATGTTCGACGCGACGATCTTCCAGGCCGTCAACGCCATCAAGCCTTCGGCGCGCGGCGAGCTCGAGATCACCGACGCGATCCAGTGGCTCATCGACCAGGGGCACGTCGTCCGGCCGCACGTCATTGAAGGCTGGTGGAAGGACACGGGCAAGCTCGAGGACATGCTCGAGGCCAACCGCATCATCCTCGACACGCTCCTGCCGAGGACGGACGGCGTCGTCGAGGACTCCGACATCGCGGGCAAGGTCGTGGTCGAGGCCGGCGCGCGGGTGGTCAAGAGCACGGTGCGGGGGCCGGCGATCATCGGCAAGGGCGCGGTGATCGAGAGCGCCTACATCGGGCCCTTCACCTCCATCGGCGACGGCGTCGTGGTGCGGGGCAGCGAGGTCGAGCACTCCATCGTGCTCGAGGGCTCCAGCATCTCGGACATCGGCGGCCGCATCGAGTCGAGCCTCATCGGGCGCAACGTGTCCATCCACAGGAGCGCGCGCAAGCCGAGGTCGTTCAACTTCATGCTGGGCGACCGCAGCGAGGTTGGGCTCGTCTGATGCGCCTCAACGACGACGCCCAGCGCGCCTACTCGGTGCAGGACTACGCCGCGCAGCCGGCCATCCAGGGCGTGGAGCTCGTCGACCTCAAGCGCTTCGCGGACGACGGCGGGAACTTCACGGAGCTCGGGCGTCTCGGCGCCGGCATCCACGCCGGGCTTCCGGGCTTCGAGGTCAAGCAGATCAACTACAGCGAGCTGGAGCCCGGCGCGATCAAGGCCTTCCATATCCACCGGGGTCAGACGGACGTCTGGTTCGTCCCGCCCGCCGACAAGATGCTCCTGGTGCTGCTCGACGTCCGCGCGGGCTCGCCGACTTCGAGCGTCGCGCGCCGGCTGGTGCTGGGCGACGGCGCCTCACGCCTCGTACGCATTCCGCCTGGCGTGGCGCACGGCGTGAGGAATCTCGCCGCGACGCGGGGGCGGATCATCTATTTCGTCGACGTCCAGTTCCAGGCGGCCCCGGCCGAGTGCGAGGAGGGGCGGCTGCCCTGGGACTTCGCCGGCGCCGGCGTCTGGGACGTCGTGCGGGGATAGGCCGCCGGTGAAGATCCTCGTGACGGGTGGGGCGGGCTTCATCGGCTCCAACTATGTCCGCCACGTCCTGACGAGTCACCCCGAGGACGCGGTGGTCAACCTCGACAAGCTGACCTACGCGGGCAACCTCGAGAACCTCCGCGACGTCGAGAAGGACCCCCGCTACCGTTTCGTCCACGGCGACATCTGCGATCGCGCCGTCGTGGACGAAGCGATGGATGGGGCGGCGGCGGTCGTTCACTTCGCCGCCGAGACCCACGTGGATCGCTCGAACGCGGGCGCCGGCGAGTTCCTCAAGACCAACGTCGGCGGCACCTTCACGCTCCTCGAGGCGGCGCGGGAGCGGAAGATCGGGCGCTTCCTCGCCGTCGGGACCGACGAGGTGTACGGGAGCATCGCCAAGGGCGGCGCGCGCGAGCTC from Candidatus Methylomirabilota bacterium encodes:
- a CDS encoding glycosyltransferase family 2 protein; this translates as MSGIASGGARVPAAALDLSIVVPVYNEEENLPLLWPEIREVLAPTKLSYEVIFVDDGSRDRSAEIVRAFHEQDPRARLVRLKANAGETAATDAGFKSVRGRWVVVMDADLQNDPHDIPGMLAQLDQWDAVTGWRVNRGTGDSWVRRASSRVANRVRNALTEETVQDSGCTFRAFRRECLRDLVLYKGFHRFVPTLLKMRGYRVLEVPVNHRPRRFGESKYGIGNRAWSAFKDLLAVRWMKDRLLRYEIAEDLGGEGPSYERRTRE
- a CDS encoding Gfo/Idh/MocA family oxidoreductase, whose protein sequence is MKVLLIGLGRWGEKHLRVLGELGCEVWVADVSAERRAFAVKTGVPEARTVADFRAALPHVDAVDLVTPADYHLVLASECLHAGKDCFVEKPLTLTAAEGRELAHVVRSTRRVLQVGHIFRFHPVTTFMRERIRSGSVGPVRYCTGRFAGFKRPRTDVGVTQTDGIHYFDLFAHLLDREPTAVTATLRDFLGRGMDDLGFCAVEYGPVPTFVEAGYFAPGTYRDCVIVGEQETLAGDFGTAEVKVLANRHTRQGSAWNAPEGAAETHKATGPEPLSHELKLFLDACAYRTAPAVDVEAGLLALRVVEAAHQSSKLGRRVLLSELS
- a CDS encoding ClbS/DfsB family four-helix bundle protein is translated as MGAKRELFEKTEQEYDGLKAAIKGLDEAQMSQVWLGSWGVREILAHVTGWHREMIPALERLGRGEAPYPDGAYDDFDSWNARFVEARKGRPSADLLREVDASHRELLSAASRLPDEHFGEGKSASGLVDGVAAGHYREHAEQIRQWRQR
- a CDS encoding crosslink repair DNA glycosylase YcaQ family protein; translated protein: MPRRPVPLRAVSALFLKRQHLSAPRAAPLTAKRLGRFVEDVGGIQLDSINVLDRAHYLTVWSRFGPYDRARLDRLVYRRRLLFEYWAHAACLVPTSALPWWHRAMLDYRVRHTGWSDLLRRNPKMLGDVKAAVAAKGPLGNADFEGRRPSGRGGWWSWRPAQHALHYLWMTGALTIHSRRHFTKRFDLFERAIPAVRECETVSLEEFQRWHVERSLHAMGATTEPDLTGYLTFPRFRPGARRKALRAMIERGEVAEIEVEGSRHRWFALTRDLPTLARAGRAPSASQGTTLLSPFDSLLWYRDRVKRLFGLDYRIEVYTPGHKRVHGYYTLPILHQGNLIGRVDAKAHRLERRLEVRHAHFEPWLAKAGTPPGGGEPVDQGEAIAGLAEALLSLGAFVGGDEIALRRVTPHRLRAPLARALCTARQPTTPI
- the smpB gene encoding SsrA-binding protein SmpB encodes the protein MTADKVISTNRKAYHDYEVLETYEAGIVLRGTEVKSLRESQVNFKDCYAAVDNGEAWLIGCYIAPYHHGTDANHDPERRRKLLLHKKEIGRLLGKVAERGLTLIPLRLYFKGGRAKCELGLARGKKLHDKRASLREREAKREMAKEARARQRA
- a CDS encoding N-acetylmuramoyl-L-alanine amidase, with protein sequence MRPIFVRFLASFMLCCAALAGMSPAEAASARPAAVEIKGPKGALGQLPLQVMDDGGSYVAAERLAGLLKGSWAVKGKTGTLTVAKRSAMFSRDQSRLTLQGQALVLEGAPRVTAKGWLIPADFLDKGLGRLVPGVSAARPALAAAKPPVTRVDSSVAFEELRYRSYPSFTRIVVEAAAGLSYLTAAGRTEIRVRLSGLNVPGVHLEEIGDGLVKEARLEAAGPDGLLNIVLEGPAAEVKTASLQDPFRVVVDIYRAKESVGTEGPRTNNGGAPPLKLIVLDAGHGGHDPGARGPNGVREKDVVLDVTRRAARMIEDGLGIKVVLTRSTDVFVPLRERTNFANKQRAALFVSVHANAHPRSVSEGVETYFLSSEATDNEARQIAAIENDVVQLENPQSRQKTDLLKSILWDMAQSEFQQESSFLAETVQDSMTQSLRLTNRGVKQAGFYVLGGAAMPAILIEIGFLTNPKEEKKLSSPEHREAIARAIYASLAEYKRRYDQRVRTVQTQPLRSEASR
- the rph gene encoding ribonuclease PH, which gives rise to MTVRHDGRASDQLRLVRITRDYLRHPEGSVLVEFGDTKVICTASIEEKVPPFLKGQGKGWVTAEYGMLPRSTNTRMNRERNGPSGRSQEIQRLVGRSLRAVVEMAKLGERTVWVDCDVIQADGGTRTAAITGSFIAMADAIGTVVKAGALPSTPVRDCVAAISVGIVGGAPALDLNYVEDSTAEVDMNVVMTGAGAFVEVQGTAEQTPFGRDSLAAMLALAEQGIGRLIALQRRAVEARGEAAFVL
- the rdgB gene encoding RdgB/HAM1 family non-canonical purine NTP pyrophosphatase, whose product is MLATANRAKAREMAALLSGIPFRILNLADCPGVTLPPEGESSYAENALAKARAVAFATGEMSLADDSGIEVDALGGGPGVLSARYGGLGLSDPERCELMLREMAAVPRERRTARFRCLIAIVCPRRRREMTFEGVVEGALLEAPRGDGGFGYDPLFFYPPLGRGFAELAADEKNRVSHRAQACQQARAWLLSEP